One segment of Pseudoalteromonas rubra DNA contains the following:
- the gltB gene encoding glutamate synthase large subunit: protein MLYDSALEKENCGFGLIAHTQGQASHKLIRTAITGLDRMQHRGGIAADGKTGDGCGLLLQKPDSFFRAIAAENDWHLGKNYAVGMVFLNQDPSFAKQARDIINEELEKETLTLVGWRTVPTDPGMLGPIATEQLPQFEQVFVSAPEGWRPKDLERRLYIARRRIEKRLEADPDFYIASLSGLVTIYKGLMMPADLPNFYLDLADIRMTSAICVFHQRFSTNTQPRWPLAQPFRYLAHNGEINTITGNRQWAKARAYKFASPLLPDLQNAAPFVNESGSDSSSLDNMLELFLAGGMDIFRAMRMLVPPAWQKNRAMDEELRAFYDFNSMHMEPWDGPAGIVMSDGRFAACNLDRNGLRPARYVITQDGFITLASEVGIWDYEPDEVIEKGRVGPGELLVVDTLHGKIWQSDEIDEDLKARHPYKTWLEQNVKRLTPFEALAEADAGQRDFDDDTLLTYQKLFAYSNEEIEQVIRVMGQNGQEATGSMGDDTPFAVLSEGIRSLYDYFRQKFAQVTNPPIDPLRENHVMSLATCIGREQNVFNETTGHAKRLQFDSPVLTYSDIQQLLAADDDHYSACRISLNYDPQAESLQGAIARICDEAQEKAAHGCVMLLLSDRAISKDTMPVPAAMAVGAVQQRLVNTNLRCDSNIIVETGSARDPHQFAVLLGFGATAVYPYLAYETLVALCDSKVIDKTYRDVTLAYRNAINKGLYKIMSKMGISTIASYRCSMLFEAVGLSDEVVDICFKGVSSRIQGAGFAEFEADGVQLHKLAYSKRKLLSHGGLLKFVHGGEYHAYNPDVVQSLQVAVRSGNYTDYQKYADLVNNRPVTNLRDLLKLNTSGPAIDVDQVEPATELYKRFDSAAMSIGALSPEAHEALAIAMNRLGGCSNSGEGGEDKLRFGTEKNSRIKQVASGRFGVTPHYLQSADVIQIKVAQGAKPGEGGQLPGEKVTPYIAKLRYSVPGVTLISPPPHHDIYSIEDLAQLIFDLKQVNPKAMISVKLVSEPGVGTIATGVAKAYADLITIAGYDGGTGASPLTSVKYAGSPWELGLAETQQALVENGLRHRIRLQTDGGLKTGLDIIKAAILGAESFGFGTGPMVALGCKYLRICHLNNCATGVATQDETLRQKHYHGLPEMAMNYFRFIAQEARELMASMGVSKLTDLIGRTDLLEVLEGTTARQQKLDLQPLLAKPANPSGETLFCSAPNTSHYQGQLNESLLDKAKQAIDDKTGTSLVNRIKNTDRSVGAMLSGYIASRHGNQGMAADPVVIELHGTAGQAFGVWNAGGLEMTLVGDANDYVGKGMAGGKLVLRPPVGSSFQTHLATIAGNTCLYGATGGKLFAAGRAGERFAVRNSGVQAIVEGLGDNGCEYMTGGVVCVLGQVGVNFGAGMTGGFAYVLDEAGDFDKRYNPELVEVLSLEGLATMQEHLRGLIAEHLEHTASCRAEQILANFELYVPMFRLIKPKSSDVKSLLGHRARSSAELRVQAQ, encoded by the coding sequence ATGTTATATGACTCGGCATTAGAAAAAGAAAACTGTGGTTTTGGCTTGATTGCGCACACGCAAGGTCAGGCGAGCCATAAGCTGATCCGTACGGCAATTACTGGCCTGGATAGAATGCAGCATCGTGGGGGCATAGCTGCGGATGGAAAAACAGGGGATGGGTGTGGCCTGCTGCTACAAAAACCCGATAGTTTTTTCAGAGCAATTGCAGCTGAGAATGATTGGCATCTTGGGAAAAACTATGCAGTAGGCATGGTGTTTCTTAACCAGGATCCGTCATTTGCCAAGCAAGCACGTGACATCATCAACGAAGAATTAGAAAAAGAAACTTTAACGCTCGTCGGTTGGCGGACAGTGCCGACAGACCCGGGTATGCTTGGCCCAATCGCTACCGAGCAGCTGCCTCAGTTTGAGCAGGTGTTTGTGTCTGCCCCGGAAGGGTGGCGACCAAAAGACCTGGAGCGCCGACTGTACATTGCACGTCGGCGTATTGAAAAGCGTCTGGAAGCAGATCCGGACTTTTACATTGCGAGCCTGTCGGGCCTGGTGACTATATACAAAGGCCTGATGATGCCGGCCGATCTGCCAAACTTTTATCTGGACTTGGCAGACATCCGAATGACAAGCGCCATCTGTGTATTCCACCAGCGCTTTTCAACAAACACACAACCGCGTTGGCCGTTGGCGCAGCCATTTCGGTATTTGGCGCATAATGGTGAGATAAATACCATCACCGGCAATCGTCAGTGGGCGAAAGCGCGGGCCTATAAGTTTGCTTCGCCATTGTTACCAGACTTGCAAAATGCCGCGCCATTTGTCAATGAAAGCGGTTCAGACTCTTCCAGCCTGGACAATATGCTTGAATTATTTCTGGCCGGGGGCATGGATATCTTTCGCGCGATGCGTATGTTGGTGCCGCCTGCCTGGCAAAAAAATCGTGCCATGGATGAAGAGCTCAGGGCATTTTACGACTTTAACTCAATGCATATGGAACCCTGGGATGGTCCAGCAGGAATTGTGATGTCTGATGGTCGTTTTGCCGCGTGCAACCTGGACAGAAATGGCCTGCGACCTGCGCGGTATGTGATTACGCAAGATGGCTTTATCACCCTGGCCTCTGAAGTCGGAATCTGGGATTACGAGCCCGATGAAGTTATTGAGAAAGGCCGTGTTGGACCTGGTGAACTGTTAGTGGTAGACACACTACATGGCAAAATCTGGCAATCCGACGAAATCGACGAAGACCTTAAGGCCAGACACCCTTATAAAACCTGGCTAGAGCAAAACGTTAAGCGGCTAACACCATTTGAAGCCCTAGCTGAAGCGGATGCGGGTCAACGGGATTTTGATGACGATACCTTGCTGACTTATCAAAAGCTGTTTGCTTACAGCAATGAAGAAATTGAGCAAGTGATCCGGGTGATGGGCCAAAATGGTCAGGAAGCCACAGGATCTATGGGAGATGACACACCGTTTGCTGTGCTGTCGGAAGGGATCCGTTCGCTCTACGACTATTTCAGACAAAAGTTCGCACAGGTCACCAATCCACCAATTGATCCGTTACGAGAAAACCACGTGATGTCATTGGCGACCTGCATTGGTCGTGAACAGAATGTGTTTAACGAAACCACCGGGCATGCTAAACGACTACAATTTGATTCACCGGTTTTGACCTATTCAGATATCCAGCAATTGCTGGCTGCAGATGACGATCATTACAGTGCTTGTCGTATTTCACTGAATTACGATCCTCAAGCCGAAAGTCTGCAAGGCGCAATCGCTCGGATCTGTGATGAAGCACAGGAAAAAGCGGCACACGGCTGTGTGATGTTGTTATTAAGCGACCGAGCTATCAGTAAAGATACTATGCCGGTACCCGCAGCGATGGCAGTCGGAGCGGTGCAGCAACGGTTAGTAAATACCAATCTGCGTTGTGACTCTAACATTATCGTGGAGACGGGCAGCGCGCGCGATCCACATCAGTTTGCAGTGCTGCTCGGGTTTGGTGCAACCGCAGTTTACCCTTACCTGGCTTACGAGACATTGGTTGCTTTGTGCGACAGCAAAGTCATTGATAAAACCTACCGCGATGTCACCTTAGCTTATCGTAATGCGATTAATAAGGGTCTGTACAAGATCATGTCCAAAATGGGGATCAGTACAATTGCGTCTTATCGGTGTTCTATGCTGTTTGAGGCGGTGGGTCTGTCAGACGAAGTCGTTGATATCTGTTTTAAAGGCGTAAGCAGTCGGATACAAGGTGCAGGCTTTGCGGAGTTTGAGGCTGACGGCGTGCAGTTACACAAACTGGCGTATAGCAAGCGCAAGTTATTGTCACATGGCGGTTTATTAAAATTCGTCCATGGTGGCGAGTATCATGCCTATAACCCGGATGTTGTTCAGTCACTCCAGGTTGCAGTGCGCTCCGGTAACTACACGGATTATCAAAAATATGCCGATCTGGTAAACAACCGACCGGTAACCAATTTACGGGATCTACTCAAGCTCAATACCAGCGGTCCCGCAATAGATGTTGACCAGGTCGAGCCAGCGACTGAGTTATATAAACGCTTTGATTCAGCGGCAATGAGTATCGGCGCGCTTTCGCCAGAAGCTCATGAGGCCCTGGCGATTGCTATGAACCGGCTTGGTGGCTGCTCTAACTCCGGTGAAGGTGGTGAGGATAAACTACGTTTTGGTACGGAGAAAAACTCGCGTATCAAGCAAGTGGCATCAGGCCGTTTTGGGGTGACGCCGCATTATCTGCAAAGTGCCGACGTGATCCAGATAAAGGTCGCACAGGGCGCGAAGCCTGGAGAAGGCGGCCAGTTACCGGGTGAAAAGGTGACGCCATATATCGCTAAATTAAGATATTCAGTGCCAGGGGTCACCTTGATCTCTCCGCCGCCACACCATGATATTTACTCTATTGAGGACTTAGCGCAGCTGATCTTTGACCTCAAGCAAGTCAATCCCAAGGCTATGATCTCTGTCAAACTGGTGTCTGAGCCCGGAGTGGGCACGATAGCGACCGGTGTGGCGAAGGCCTACGCAGACTTAATTACCATAGCGGGATATGACGGTGGTACAGGCGCCAGCCCGCTTACCTCAGTTAAGTATGCCGGCAGTCCCTGGGAGCTAGGCCTCGCTGAGACTCAGCAAGCTCTGGTTGAGAATGGCTTGCGTCATCGTATCCGTTTGCAAACGGATGGTGGCTTGAAAACGGGCCTGGACATCATCAAAGCAGCCATTCTCGGCGCTGAAAGCTTTGGCTTCGGCACCGGACCTATGGTTGCGCTGGGTTGCAAATATCTGCGTATTTGTCACCTCAATAACTGTGCAACAGGTGTAGCAACACAGGACGAAACACTGCGACAAAAGCACTATCATGGCCTGCCAGAAATGGCGATGAATTACTTCCGCTTCATCGCTCAGGAAGCGAGAGAGCTTATGGCATCGATGGGGGTAAGCAAGCTGACCGACCTGATTGGTCGAACGGACCTGCTTGAGGTGCTGGAAGGCACGACAGCAAGACAGCAAAAGCTTGATCTGCAACCCTTACTGGCAAAACCGGCGAATCCTTCGGGCGAAACGCTCTTTTGCAGTGCGCCAAATACATCGCACTATCAAGGTCAACTGAATGAGAGCTTACTGGATAAGGCAAAACAGGCGATTGACGATAAGACCGGCACGTCTTTGGTGAATCGGATCAAAAATACGGATCGCTCTGTGGGCGCCATGTTGTCTGGCTATATTGCGTCTCGTCACGGCAATCAGGGGATGGCCGCAGATCCTGTCGTGATTGAGCTACATGGCACTGCCGGACAAGCATTCGGTGTGTGGAATGCCGGAGGTCTAGAAATGACCCTGGTTGGCGATGCGAACGACTACGTTGGCAAAGGCATGGCGGGTGGTAAGTTGGTACTGCGCCCACCGGTCGGTTCGAGCTTCCAAACGCACCTTGCCACGATCGCTGGTAATACCTGCTTGTATGGGGCCACCGGCGGTAAGTTATTTGCAGCTGGTCGTGCCGGAGAGCGCTTTGCAGTGCGTAATTCAGGTGTTCAGGCCATAGTGGAAGGGCTGGGTGATAATGGTTGTGAATACATGACTGGGGGCGTGGTATGTGTGCTTGGTCAGGTGGGAGTTAACTTTGGTGCTGGTATGACTGGTGGTTTTGCCTATGTGCTGGACGAAGCAGGGGATTTTGATAAACGTTATAACCCTGAGCTAGTCGAAGTGTTGTCGCTGGAAGGGCTGGCAACCATGCAGGAGCACTTGCGGGGTTTGATCGCAGAACATCTTGAGCACACGGCATCATGCCGGGCAGAGCAGATCCTGGCTAACTTTGAGTTGTATGTACCTATGTTTAGGCTTATCAAACCAAAATCTAGCGACGTGAAGAGCTTGTTGGGGCACCGTGCACGCAGCAGTGCTGAATTACGTGTACAGGCACAGTAG
- a CDS encoding Grx4 family monothiol glutaredoxin — translation METIEKIKQQIAENPIILYMKGSPKLPNCGFSSQASQALMACGEQFAYVDILLNPDIRAELPHYANWPTFPQLWVEGELIGGCDIIIEMFQKGELQPLIAETAAKYKEDDAEKAE, via the coding sequence ATGGAAACCATTGAAAAGATTAAACAGCAAATCGCAGAGAATCCGATCATTCTATATATGAAAGGGTCACCTAAGCTACCTAACTGCGGTTTTTCCTCGCAGGCATCTCAGGCGCTGATGGCGTGTGGTGAACAGTTTGCTTACGTCGATATTTTGCTTAACCCGGACATTCGTGCTGAGCTGCCTCATTATGCCAACTGGCCAACTTTTCCACAGCTATGGGTTGAGGGAGAGCTGATCGGTGGGTGTGACATCATTATCGAGATGTTCCAAAAAGGCGAATTGCAGCCATTGATTGCTGAAACAGCCGCTAAGTATAAAGAAGACGACGCTGAAAAAGCCGAGTAA
- a CDS encoding Fe-Mn family superoxide dismutase: MAFELPSLPYAINALEPHISQETLEFHHGKHHNTYVVKLNGLIQGTDLENKSLEEIVCNSEGGVFNNAAQIWNHTFYWHSLAPNAGGEPTGKVAELINAKWGSFAAFQEAFNDKAVNNFGSSWTWLVQLADGSLDIVNTSNAATPLTEAGVTPIITVDLWEHAYYIDYRNVRPDYLKGFWALVNWDFANANLA, encoded by the coding sequence ATGGCTTTTGAACTACCGTCACTTCCGTATGCTATCAACGCGCTTGAGCCGCATATTTCTCAGGAAACGCTTGAGTTCCACCACGGTAAACACCACAACACGTACGTTGTAAAACTAAACGGCCTTATTCAAGGCACAGACCTTGAGAACAAATCTTTAGAAGAAATCGTATGTAATTCAGAAGGCGGCGTATTCAACAACGCAGCACAGATCTGGAACCACACTTTCTACTGGCACAGCCTTGCACCAAATGCAGGTGGCGAGCCTACTGGTAAGGTCGCTGAGCTGATCAATGCAAAATGGGGCTCTTTCGCAGCATTCCAGGAAGCATTCAATGACAAAGCTGTTAACAACTTCGGTTCTAGCTGGACTTGGTTGGTACAACTTGCTGACGGTTCTTTGGATATCGTTAATACTTCTAACGCGGCAACTCCGTTAACGGAAGCAGGCGTAACGCCAATCATCACCGTAGACCTGTGGGAACACGCTTACTACATTGACTACCGTAATGTTCGTCCAGACTACCTGAAAGGTTTCTGGGCACTGGTTAACTGGGATTTCGCAAACGCGAACCTTGCTTAA